ATGCCCGACTCCTTTCTACCCGAATCGTGGTAAGGAATAGCGTGCCGGAGATCGCGGCCGGTAGCTGTGACGCGGGCGGTGCGGTCGCCGCCAGCATCCGCGCTCGCTCCGCGAGCGCGGTTCGCCGGACGCGACCGAGGGGAGCGTCCGGATAGTTTTTATACTAAATTTTTGCGAGTAGTGCGGGACCGTAGGTCCCGCATACCATGCGAACGGGCGGCTTTGCCGCCCGTGAGCAGAGAGCGGTGGCGGCGAAGCCGCCACCCGACGAAGTAAAAATTTAGTCGTAGATCAGGATCGTCGCCAGGTCGGTCTCGACGACCTCGACCTCCTCACCGGACTCGGCGCGGTGTTCCTCGTGGATCTCGACGGCGTCGCCGGGGACGACGGCGACCTCGTCACCCAGATCCAGTTCGATCTCGCCGTCGAGCTGTTGCTGCTGTTTCACGTCTTCGGGGTCGGCCTGCTCCAGTGCGCCGACGATCTGGCCGGTCTGGTCGCCGAACTCCGGACCGATGACGCTGTGGTCGGGGTCGATCTCGACGGGGACGAGTTCGATGGCGGGCACGCCCTCCCGGACGTGGACGGGGGCGTTGACGGCCTCGCTGAGGTCGTAGGTGTCGACGGCGCGCTCTGGGGTCTCCTCGGGGTAGACCTCGATCTTGTCGAGGTCGGCGTTCAAGGCGATGCCGGCGTCGGACTTCCAGCCCCGGACCGTGGCGGCGACCTCGGCGATGAGTTCGCCGGCCATCTCGGCCTCCTCGTCGTGCATGTCGATGTCGGGCCAGTCGGCCGCGTGAACGCTGCCCTCGGTGTGGGGCAGGCCGTCGTAGGCCTCCTCGGTCAGGAACGGGGCGAAGGGCGAGAGCATCCGCAGGGAGGCAGAGAGCGCTGTCGCGAGCGCTTGCTTCGCGGCGTTTGCCTCGCCGGGGCGGCCCTCGTAGAGCCGACCCTTGATGAGTTCGAGGTAGTCGTCGGCCAGATCGTGCCAGACGAACTCACGGAGTTCCCGCAGGGCGGCGTCGAAGCGGTACTCGTCCATGTGGGCGGCCACGCTGTCGGCGACCTCGGAAGTGCGCGAGAGGATCCACTTGTCGGCGTCGCGGTAGGCCGGATCGGGGCGTTCGAGGTCGTCCTCGCTCAGGTGGCCCGACGCGAACTTCGTGATGTTCCAGATCTTGGTGCCGAACTTCGAGGCCGATTTGACCTCCTTCCACTGGAACTGGATGTCGCTGCCGGGTTGCCCACCGAGGGCCATCGCCTGTCGGAAGGCGTCGGCGGAGTACTCTTCGACGGCCTCCTCCGGCTGGACGAAGTTGCCGCGGGACTTGGACATCTTGTTGCCGTCCTCGCCGAAGACCATCCCGTTGATGAGGGCCTCCTCCCACGGGATCTCGTCCTCGATGGCGTCGGTCCGGAGGATGGTGTAGAACGCCCACGTGCGGATGATGTCGTGGCCCTGCTCGCGCAGGCTCGTGGGCTCGAACTCCTCGTCAGGCCAGCCGCGGACGTACAGCGGCGTGATCGAGGAGTCCATCCACGTGTCCATCACGTCGGTCTCGCCGGTCCACTCCGTGCCGCCACACTCGGGACACGCCTCGATGGCTGGTCCCTCGTCGGTGGGTTCGACGGGAAGTTCGTCGGGGCCGGCGACGTGGATGTGGTCGCAGTCCTCGGTGTCACAGAACCAGGCGGGGATCGGGGTCGCGAACACGCGCTGGCGGGAGATGACCCAGTCCCACTCCATCCCCTCGGTCCAGTCCTCCAGCCGGTCGTACATGTGGTCGGGGATCCAGTCGACCTGCTGGGCGCGGTCGAGGATGGCGTCCTGATCGACCTCGACGAACCACTGCTCCTTCGAGAGGATCTCGATGGGCGTGTCACACCGCCA
This Halorientalis sp. IM1011 DNA region includes the following protein-coding sequences:
- a CDS encoding valine--tRNA ligase, giving the protein MSELPDNYDPDQVEPKWRDEWQEMDVYEYEGGSDTDYVVDTPPPYPTGNLHIGNALGWCYMDFAARYHRLVGDDVLFPQGWDCHGLPTEVKVEENQGIHRTDVPRDEFRQMCIEHTEDQIDAMKETMHTLGFSQDWTHEFRTMDPEYWGTTQRSFVEMADDDLVYRDEHPVNWCPRCETAIADAEVETEEGVDGQLYYVTFEGADEDTDDIEIATTRPELLAACVSMAVHPDDERYEDRIGDRFEVPLFGHEVELIADEESDPDFGTGAVMICTFGDKQDVTWWAEHDLDLRMVFTEDGRLNDDAGEYAGLEIDEAKEEIADDLDAEGYLNDTEPTEQAVGQCWRCDTPIEILSKEQWFVEVDQDAILDRAQQVDWIPDHMYDRLEDWTEGMEWDWVISRQRVFATPIPAWFCDTEDCDHIHVAGPDELPVEPTDEGPAIEACPECGGTEWTGETDVMDTWMDSSITPLYVRGWPDEEFEPTSLREQGHDIIRTWAFYTILRTDAIEDEIPWEEALINGMVFGEDGNKMSKSRGNFVQPEEAVEEYSADAFRQAMALGGQPGSDIQFQWKEVKSASKFGTKIWNITKFASGHLSEDDLERPDPAYRDADKWILSRTSEVADSVAAHMDEYRFDAALRELREFVWHDLADDYLELIKGRLYEGRPGEANAAKQALATALSASLRMLSPFAPFLTEEAYDGLPHTEGSVHAADWPDIDMHDEEAEMAGELIAEVAATVRGWKSDAGIALNADLDKIEVYPEETPERAVDTYDLSEAVNAPVHVREGVPAIELVPVEIDPDHSVIGPEFGDQTGQIVGALEQADPEDVKQQQQLDGEIELDLGDEVAVVPGDAVEIHEEHRAESGEEVEVVETDLATILIYD